In one Solanum lycopersicum chromosome 11, SLM_r2.1 genomic region, the following are encoded:
- the LOC138339391 gene encoding uncharacterized protein has product MRELGEKSEIDDTFPDEHVLAASHDLIPWFADFANYLASDIVPSDLSFHQRKKFMHDVKNFFWDEPYLYRSCDDGLIRHCVPEVEMLSVLECGYYWPTIHQNSHEFAKACDRFQRDGCISKRQELPLNLILVIELFDVWGIDFMGPFVSSHGIKYILVALIYVSKLLEAIEFSNNEEKSVTAFLKKNIFSRFGTPRAIISDGDPTFATSCSKGY; this is encoded by the exons ATGCGAGAGTTAGGTGAAAAgtctgaaattgatgataccttccctgatgagcatgtattggccgcTTCTCATGACTTGATCCCATGGTTTGCCGATTTTGCGaattatctggctagtgatatagtCCCATCGGACTTATCCTTCCATcagaggaaaaagttcatgcatgatgtgaaaaatttcttttgggatgagccttaTTTATATCGGAGTTGTGATGATGGGCTTATTCGCCATTGTGTTCCGGAAGTTGAGATgctaagtgttttggag TGTGGGTACTATTGGCCAACAATCCACCAAAATTCTCATGAGTTcgccaaggcatgtgataggtTCCAAAGAGATGGATGCATTTCGAAGAggcaagagctccctttaaatcTCATTCTAgtgattgagttgtttgatgtatggggcattgattttatgggaccgtttgtgagttctcatggaataaaatatattcttgtTGCGTTGATTTATGTGTCAAAATTGTTGGAAGCCATAGAATTTTCCAACAATGAAGAGAAGAGTGTCAccgcgttcttgaaaaagaacatcttttccagatttggcacacctagggccattattagtgatggggatcccacttttgcaacaagttgtTCAAAGGGTTATTAG
- the LOC138339392 gene encoding uncharacterized protein, producing the protein MVNANRTDWSRRLDDALWAYRAACNPPIGMSSYQLIYRKACHLSVELEHKTMWAMKNLKMDWNEAVEQRLNGLNELDDFCLKAYEMFPHGVVELENKERARFMVNGQRIKIYLGHAESAHEVVEAYHLDEV; encoded by the exons ATGGTGAATGCtaatagaacggattggtcaaggaggcttgatgatgctctttgggcttATCGGGCTGCATGCAATCCCCCCATAGGTATGTCTTCATACCAACTTATATATaggaaggcttgtcacttgtcggttgagttagagcacaaAACCATGTGGGCGATGAAGAATCTgaagatggattggaatgaagcaGTGGAACAGAgattaaatgggttgaatgagcttgatgattTTTGCCTAAAAGCATATGAAA TGTTCCCACATGGAGTGGTTGAGCTGGAGAACAAGGAGCGTGCAAGGTTCATGGTAAATGGGCAAAGAATCAAGATATACCTAGGGCATGCAGAGAGTGcccatgaagtggttgaggcatatcaccttgatgaagtctga